One genomic region from Candidatus Rokuibacteriota bacterium encodes:
- a CDS encoding PAS domain S-box protein, translated as MPLGSEPERQKRNLLIISGILVLLVGATAFGVGIRIPEVPVASNLLVFALFNLNLIVFLLLLVLLFRNLVKLSFERRQKVLGSKFKTKLIFAFLSLALTPTLLIFIIASNFITTSIEGWFKPQVERPLDQALEVAQTYYQTLEVTALRHGKALARIVVRDRLLGEDRREALSAFLAEQQEQLGLAGLSVFARSGQEIVHVQDPILVAVQTGNVNQEHLRKALEGRELTTVHELDNGDLIQAVVPIWSLGRERELLGALVVSTHVAHRLEARIRGISQAFQEYKQLKLLKTPIKGIYILLFLLMTLVIVFSVTWFGLYLARGITVPIQLLAEGTREVAAGNLNYKVQVRADDEIGILVESFNRMTGDLSQSKAKLEEAYLDLQAKHTELEERRRYTETVLQAVATGVVSLDPEGRITTVNRAAARMLGLPVEEAVGRPFREIFRRQELNEIGAIVQQMDRIRGGTLEREIHLRRDGHAVALLGAATALTGTEGQYAGMVLVLDDLTELLKAQRLAAWREVAQRIAHEIKNPLTPIQLSAQRLRRRLADRGPEERRILEECTATIIHEVEGLRQLVDEFSRFARMPALSLKPTDLHRLLEGVVTLYRESHPDLSLKTAFAPDLPTLQVDPDQIKRAVLNLVDNAVDAVGKAGEVSLETAYLPEARRVRISVSDTGGGIPPEDREKLFLPYFSTKAAGTGLGLAIVHQIVTDHRGTIWVEDNSPRGSRFVVELPAEPRVPAGT; from the coding sequence ATGCCGCTCGGCAGCGAGCCGGAACGCCAGAAGCGGAACCTGCTGATCATCAGCGGGATCCTCGTCCTCCTGGTGGGCGCGACCGCGTTCGGGGTGGGGATTCGCATCCCGGAGGTACCGGTCGCCTCCAACCTCCTCGTCTTCGCCCTGTTCAACCTCAACCTGATCGTCTTCCTCCTGCTCCTGGTCCTCCTCTTCCGAAACCTGGTCAAGCTCTCCTTCGAGCGCCGCCAGAAGGTGCTCGGCTCCAAGTTCAAGACGAAGCTCATCTTCGCGTTCCTCTCGCTCGCGCTGACTCCGACGCTGCTCATCTTCATCATCGCCTCGAACTTCATCACGACCTCCATCGAGGGGTGGTTCAAGCCGCAGGTGGAGCGGCCGCTGGACCAGGCCCTCGAGGTCGCCCAGACCTACTACCAGACGCTGGAGGTCACCGCGCTGCGCCACGGGAAGGCGCTCGCCCGGATCGTCGTGCGCGACCGCCTCCTGGGCGAGGACCGGCGCGAGGCGCTGTCGGCGTTCCTCGCGGAGCAGCAGGAGCAGCTCGGGCTGGCGGGGCTCTCGGTCTTCGCGCGCAGCGGCCAGGAGATCGTCCACGTCCAGGACCCGATCCTCGTGGCGGTGCAGACCGGGAACGTCAACCAGGAGCACCTCCGGAAGGCGCTCGAAGGCCGCGAGCTGACGACGGTCCACGAGCTGGACAACGGCGACCTGATCCAGGCCGTGGTGCCGATCTGGTCCCTGGGGCGCGAGCGCGAGCTGCTCGGCGCGCTGGTGGTCTCGACCCACGTCGCCCACCGGCTCGAGGCCCGGATCCGCGGGATCTCCCAGGCCTTCCAGGAGTACAAGCAGCTGAAGCTCTTAAAGACCCCGATCAAGGGGATCTACATCCTCCTCTTCCTCCTGATGACGCTCGTGATCGTTTTCTCGGTGACATGGTTCGGGCTTTACCTGGCGCGGGGCATCACGGTCCCGATCCAGCTCCTGGCCGAGGGGACACGCGAGGTGGCCGCCGGAAACCTGAACTACAAGGTCCAGGTCCGCGCCGACGACGAAATCGGAATCCTCGTCGAGTCCTTCAACCGGATGACCGGCGACCTCTCCCAGTCCAAGGCCAAGCTCGAGGAGGCCTACCTGGACCTCCAGGCCAAGCACACCGAGCTCGAGGAGCGCCGCCGGTACACCGAAACAGTGCTCCAGGCGGTCGCGACCGGCGTGGTCTCACTCGACCCCGAGGGACGGATCACGACGGTCAACCGGGCCGCCGCGCGGATGCTCGGGCTCCCGGTCGAGGAAGCCGTGGGCCGGCCGTTCCGCGAGATCTTCCGCCGCCAGGAGCTCAACGAGATCGGCGCCATCGTCCAGCAGATGGATCGGATCCGCGGGGGTACGCTCGAGCGCGAGATCCACCTGCGCCGCGACGGCCACGCGGTGGCCCTTCTCGGGGCGGCCACCGCGCTCACGGGGACGGAGGGCCAGTACGCCGGCATGGTGCTGGTCCTCGACGATCTCACCGAGCTCCTGAAGGCCCAGCGGCTCGCCGCCTGGCGCGAGGTGGCCCAGCGGATCGCACACGAGATCAAGAACCCGCTGACGCCGATCCAGCTCTCGGCTCAACGGCTCCGGCGGCGGCTCGCCGACCGCGGCCCCGAGGAGCGCCGGATCCTGGAGGAGTGCACGGCGACCATCATCCACGAGGTGGAGGGGCTCCGGCAGCTGGTGGACGAGTTCTCGCGCTTCGCCCGCATGCCCGCGCTCTCGCTCAAGCCCACCGACCTCCACCGGCTCCTCGAGGGCGTCGTGACGCTCTACCGGGAGTCGCACCCCGACCTGTCGCTCAAGACAGCCTTCGCGCCGGACCTCCCCACCCTTCAGGTGGACCCGGACCAGATCAAGCGGGCCGTGCTGAACCTGGTGGACAACGCCGTCGATGCGGTCGGGAAGGCGGGAGAGGTGTCGCTGGAGACCGCCTACCTCCCCGAAGCGCGGCGCGTGCGGATCAGCGTGAGCGACACCGGTGGGGGGATCCCGCCCGAGGATCGAGAGAAGCTTTTCCTTCCCTACTTCTCCACCAAAGCGGCGGGCACCGGCCTCG
- a CDS encoding DUF4390 domain-containing protein → MRALQNVVQPWIAGLVALGIAVGPPSATAELRIGDLNVFLNDLDLTVQLVLVEAIPPGFHENLQSGIPVQARISLELWQYNRFWIDSRLKAWTADRQLSYDVLAKEYKVVSTAGEQREPYLTKDFREAQRVLSDLRGIKLAPASLLSPRELFYVRARAEVSVRGPNSFFARLFGQAEETPWLISPLLTITRRQ, encoded by the coding sequence ATGCGCGCGCTGCAGAACGTGGTTCAACCCTGGATCGCCGGGCTCGTCGCCCTGGGAATCGCCGTTGGGCCGCCATCCGCCACTGCCGAACTCCGCATCGGTGACCTGAACGTCTTTCTCAACGATCTCGATCTGACGGTCCAGCTGGTCCTCGTCGAAGCGATCCCACCCGGGTTCCACGAAAACCTCCAGAGCGGGATCCCCGTGCAAGCCCGGATCTCCCTCGAGCTCTGGCAGTACAACCGCTTCTGGATCGACAGCCGGCTCAAGGCGTGGACCGCGGACCGCCAGCTCAGCTACGACGTGCTGGCCAAAGAGTACAAGGTGGTCTCGACCGCCGGCGAGCAGCGGGAGCCCTACCTCACCAAGGACTTCCGGGAGGCCCAGCGCGTCCTCTCCGACCTCCGGGGGATCAAGCTGGCGCCCGCGTCGCTGCTGAGCCCCCGCGAACTCTTCTACGTGCGGGCGCGCGCCGAGGTCAGCGTCAGGGGCCCCAACAGTTTCTTTGCGCGGTTGTTCGGCCAGGCGGAGGAGACGCCCTGGCTGATCTCCCCGCTCTTGACGATCACGAGGCGCCAGTAA